In a single window of the Cucumis melo cultivar AY chromosome 11, USDA_Cmelo_AY_1.0, whole genome shotgun sequence genome:
- the LOC127143917 gene encoding uncharacterized protein LOC127143917: protein MPPRRGARRGGGRGGRGAGRGQPAEQPAAPPVNPDVPVNPNAPVTQADLAAMEQRYQAMLQAALAPFLAAQQNQAAPVQDQPVVPPAPVQDQPVIPPAPVEAQPVPVQLSAEAKHLRDFRKYNPKTFDGSLDNPFRAQLWLTSIETIFRYMKCPEDQKVQCAAFCLEDRGTAWWETAERALGGDASKITWEQFRESFYAKFFSANVKHAKLQEFLNLEQGKLSVEQYDAEFDLLSRFAPDVVRDEAARTERFVNGLRLDLQGFVRALRPTTHADALRIALDLSLHERAGQSKVVGTGSASGQKRKAEAQPDVVPQQTPRSGGVFQRHRRELAAAGRTLRELPTCTTCGKVHGGQCLAGSGVCFRCRQPGHTADACPRKPLETTPRQPSAPQQGRVFATNRQEAERASTVVTGTLPILGHYALVLFDSGSSHSFISSIFVKHAGLEVEPLGSALSVSTPSGEVLLSKEKIRACWVEMANHTLNVTLLVLDMQDFDLRERRNLVKILEKFEREG from the coding sequence atgccgccacgtagaggtgcacgccgaggaggtggcaggggaggcagaggagccggtcgtggccaaccggcggagcaacctgccgcgccgccagtcaaccccgacgtaccagtcaaccctaatgcaccggtcactcaggcggatctcgccgcaatggagcagcgttaccaggccatgctgcaagctgctctagcgccgttcctcgctgctcagcagaaccaggccgcccctgttcaggaccagcctgtagtccctccagcccctgttcaggaccagcccgtcatccctccagccccggtggaagcccagccggtgccagtacaactgtcagctgaggccaagcacttgagggattttaggaagtacaacccgaagactttcgacggatccttggacaacccctttagagcccagctgtggttgacatccatagagacgatcttcaggtacatgaagtgcccagaagaccagaaggtgcagtgtgcagctttctgtttggaggatagggggactgcctggtgggagactgctgagagggcgctgggaggagatgccagcaagatcacatgggagcaattcagggagagcttttatgctaagttcttctctgccaacgtgaagcacgccaagctccaagaattcctaaacttggagcaaggcaaactgagcgtggaacagtatgatgccgagttcgacctgttgtcccgttttgcccctgatgtggtaagggatgaggccgccaggactgagagatttgttaatggcctcaggttagacctccagggttttgtacgagctcttcgaccaaccactcatgcggatgctctacgcatagcactggatctgagcctgcatgagagagctggtcaatctaaggttgtcggcacagggtcagcctcgggacagaagaggaaggcggaGGCGCAGCCCGACGTAGTACCACAGCAGACtccgaggtcaggaggtgtcttccagagacaccgtcgggagctggcagcagctgggagaactttgagagagctacccacttgtactacctgtgggaaggtccatggaggacaatgtttagctgggagtggagtctgcttcaggtgcaggcagccggggcacactgctgatgcgtgtcctcggaaacccttagaGACGACGCCACGTCAGCCTTCTGCtccccagcaggggagagtctttgccacgaaccggcaggaggccgagcgagctagtacggtggtgacaggtacgctcccaatcttggggcattatgctttggtactatttgactcggggtcatcgcattcatttatatcctctatttttgtcaagcatgcgggtttagaagtagaaccgttgggtagtgccttgtctgtctctactccttctggagaggtccttttgtctaaggaaaaaataagggCATGTTGGGTAGAAATGGCAAACCATACCTTGAACGTAACTTTACTGGTGCTAGATATGCAAGATTTCGAT